The genomic segment AAAGGCCTAATATCACCACCACCAATGCCTGTTCCAGCAGAAGGTGTATAAAGTTTTCCATTTACAAGGCAAGAAAAGGAGTCGTTTCCTGTAGATTCGTTTGTGTTTAGGTTATTACCTTCACAATTAAAAAGAGTTAAAGTAAAAAGAAATAGCACTATTTTAAAAAATAAATGTTTCATATTAAAAGGGTTTTAGAGTTAATAAATTTTGTGTTTGTTATGTTTAACTTTTAGGCGGTTGTTGGTAACAACTGCTTTTATTATATAAATCTCTTTAAGGTATTGTACAAATCAAATCAAATTGACCATTTTTTATTTCAATAGTATCATTTTCGTCCATTTCATTTTTTAGTTTAGCAGAAAAATTTCCTGCACAGATCTGTTCTATAAAGTCAACTTTTTCAAAATTTATAGTACCTGAATTTTCAAAAGAAATATATTTTCTATCATTTAAATAACAAAATATATGAGGAAAATTAGGTTTATTTAAAGATGATGGGACTCCTGGACTCAAATGAAAAATATATTCTTTCTGTCTAGGTCTTTCTTCTGGAATATATATATATATGTATATATTAGAATTAACAAAATTAGATGCAGCAATTGCATAATAATTTGTATTATTTAGTCCAACACCTGAAGTAATTCGAATAGCTTCTGTATTTCTTCCTCCTGGAGCAACAAACCCTTTGCTATCTTTAGGTATAAAGACTCTACCATCTACAATAGCACCAAAGGTATTTGCTCCAGTTTGTGTAATGGGTGGTAATTGGTCTTCGGGGTCGTTTTTTTCGCAATTGCTTAAAGTAAGTGCAAAAAGAAATAGTATTGTTTTTAAAAATAAATATTTCATAATCAATAGGGTTTTAGGTTTGTATTGTAAAATTATGTGATTTAAAAATTTTTAGAGTCCAGAATTCCACGATTTGGGGAATTCTGGATTCATTTAATTTTAATTCATTGATTTATAGTCATCTAAAATTAAATGTTTTTTAGTGATTTTAGAAATTCTGGACTCATTTGTGGAATTTTGGACTGCTTTAGGGATGAAAAGGAGGTTTTATGATGCAGTTTTTTTGTAGTTTTGAGGTGTTAAGTTAGACACTGAAACAAGTTCAGCGCATATAAATTGTGTTTTTTATGTATTTAGCTGTTAGGCAGTTGTTGGTAGCAACTGCTTTTTATTTGTTTACTGTATTTAGGTTGATGTCGAATCTTCCATTAGTTATCTCAATAATGTCATTAGGAGAGTCAATATTCACTAAAGTAAGCTTACTAAAAACTCCTGAGATTATATTATTATCAAATCGTGTAATTGTAATAGTTCCTGTATTAATATCAGAAATATATTTAGAGTTTTGAGATATTATACTCCAACAATGTGGGTAAAGTGGTTCAAAAGTAGAAGTACTTTCACCATTACTTAACTCAAAGTTATATACTCCTGTAGAGGTTAAATTATATATATATATATATATTCTATTACCATTACTATCTTTAAAGTTACCAGCATCAATTATAAAATTATTATTTGATAAATATTTCGCTGTTATTCCTCTTTTAGGGGTTACACTTAAGCTTCCTTTACCATTTTGAGGTATTAAAACTTCACCATTAATAATACAGCCAAACGTATTTTCACCTGTTTGTGTAATGGGTGGTAATTGGTCTTGTGGGTCGTTTTTTTCGCAATTGCTTAAAGTAAGTGCAAAAAGAAATAGTGTTGTTTTTAAAAAGAATTGTTTCATAATCAAATAGGGTTTTAGGTTTGTATTGTAAAATTATGTTATTTGAAAACTTTTAGAGTCCAGAATTCCACGATTTGGGGAATTCTGGACTCATTTGCAAAATTTTGGACTCATTTATTTTTTAAATAATTGATTTTTAATTATTTATAAATTTCATGTTTTTTGTTAAATTTTAGTGTTTTTAAGAATTCTGGACTCTTTTTGGGATGAAAAGGACGGCTTGATGTATGTTTTTTCCATAATTTTGAAAGTATTAAGTGTTTATAATTAGTTTGATGAATGTTTAATTTTTTTTAGAGGTTGTTGGCGCAACCTCTTTTTTTTTATCGAAATCTTGTTGAGTTAATTGTGTTTTTATTGAAGTCAAATCTTCCTTCGGTTATTTCAATAAAATTATCAGAAATATCTTTGTTTTTTTTGCACTTTACAAGTTATTAGCTTCAGACACTCAAATTGCAACAATGAGAGCCAATTATTTAGGTGGAAATTATGGTTATGGACATGCAAAACAAGCCTTGTATGAATTAATCGTAGAAAAATTTAAAACGGTTCGTGAGAAATATCATCATTATATGGAAAATAAAAACGAGATTGACGATTCTTTAACTATTGGTGCAGAAAAAGCAAGAAAAACGGCAAAAGAAGTTTTGCAAAGAGTTAGAGGAAAAATTGGTTATTAAAAAGAGGTTTAAACCCCTTATTAACTATCAAAAAAGCTCGTTTCTAAAATTAGAAACGAGCTTTTTTTATGTTGTTTAGATGTTTTATTTATTACATCCACTGACAAACAATACCCCCCATAATTGCTAAAGTTACCATCCAATACCCTGCATTTATTGCTACATATTTAAATGATTTTTTTTCGAACATTGCTTGGATTCCTAAAATTGGCATTATTAAAAATAAACCAAATAAAACTCCGTGAAAAGCCCCATGTTTAAAAGTTCTAAAGCGATCGCTATAAGTTGCCACAAAATTCTCGAAATAAGAATATGCTTCTCCTGTTTGTTCGTTAAAACCAGGATCGCCTGCCAAGGTGGAATAAACACCCATTTGATGAATAACCATAGGCATTAAAGCAAATGCTATTAAAACACTTAAAACAAAACAAATAATTAGAGTTTTAACCATATTGGTTCCTTCTAAAGATTCTTTCGTGAATCTCATTTGAGCCATCCAAGCGTTTCCAAATAAAGGTCCATACCAAATAAAGCCAACAATCATAGGCACTAATGCCGCTACAAAAAAGATGTAAAAATTCATTTCCATGATAAAAAAGTTTTGGTTGAATACCAAATATAGGAAATAAGTTTTTGACAGTAAACCAGTTACGTAAAAAAAACTCAAAAAAAAGAATCTTTTTGAGTTTTAATTTATTTTAATAATAATAGGAGTTTTACTTAATCTGCATCGATTTTCCAATAGCTTCTAACTCAAAAAGAAATGCTCTTTTATTTACAGAAGGTGCATAGGTAAATCCTTCAAAAACAATAACTCTGTTGTTTTTTTTATCAATAACGGAATAGTTTAAGAAAGGCCCTGCCATAAAATCGTTTTTCACTTCCCATTTCCCCCTTGTTTCAAATGCTCTTTTACCTGCTAATTTTACCTCAGATGTAAAAGGGGTGTACGCTTCTTCTGTAATCATGTACATGGTTTCTTGATCCGAGCCTGGAATGTATTTTTCTCCAATGCTATCTCTAACAGCCACAATATTTTCTGCTACCTTATCTTCATCTACTAAAGGAATAGAATACACTAAAATATTATTACTTCCTGTTTTGGCAATACCACTTGTTAAGTGTTGTCTTAGCCATAAAAATTCTCCTGTATCGTCTACTGTTTTAAAATTGTCTGGTATAATAAAAGAAACGCCTAAATTGGTTAAGGTTTTATAAATAGAATTATCAATTTTTCTTGAGTTAAAAATATGCTGTGTCATTTCTATATCCGACTCGATATAAGCATCTATAATTTGTTTTTCGTACTTTTTAAACATTTTAATAACGCTTTCATCATCTGTTCCATAAACATATATTATGGTTTGTGGCTGTGCATACACGTTCTTTTTAATGTAAAATTTTTCTTGATCGCTTTCTCCAATTATTAAAATATTTCTAGTTACCTTCATCATGCTTCCAAAACCATTTGGCGCAATTTGAGACACGGATAATATGGGCTCTGGCTGTGGTAAACCCACCATTAATTCTCCAAAAGAATTTCTAATTTCTTTCCCTAAATCGCCATTCCAATCGCTAGCATTGGTAACCACCATAACTTTGTTAATTTTTCCAATAGAGCCTCTTAGAACGAATTTATCGTTTCCTTTACAGGATAATAGAAATATTGAAATTGCAAAAAGCGTACCTATTTTCTTCATGATTTAACTTTTATAGATTTTAAGTTTTGTTCCAGGTTTTAAACTTTTAACCCCCCAAATATTGTTCCACTTTTTAATTTGGTCGATAGAAACATTTTTATATTTTCTAGAAATTATCCATAGAGAGTCTCCTTTTTTAACTGTATAGGTTTCAAAATCTCCTTTTCTATAGTTTTTTGAAGCAACTTTTTTTGAAGATTTATTTACAACATCTTTTGCTATTGCTAACTTTTTAGGATAAATACTTAATCTTTGTCCTATTTTTAATCGACTTGTTTTTAGACGATTCCATCTTTTTATATCGCTTACTCGTACTCCAAATTTATTGGCAATTTTTCCTAAAAAATCTCCACTTCGAACTTTATAACGGATTCTTTTATCCATCTCGAAATATTTTGGAAGTGGTTTTTCTCTTTTAGCAGCATCTGTTTCTGCCAAAGCATAAATTTCTTGCTCCTTATCCAAAAATTGAAATGTATTTTTTCTTGGTAAGGTAATTGAATAATTTTTTCCTTCTACAAATGGAATTACGTCTAATTTATAAGACGGATTTAATAATTGAATTAATTCTGAACTTATTCCAGTAGTTTCCGAAACTTGATCGAAAGTAATTGTTTTTTTAACATGAATAGTATCTGTTTCGAAATGGCGAATTTGAGGTGCATCTGCAATTAATTCGTGTTCTTTTTGATATTCAAACAAATACATAGTTGCATAAAAAGCAGGTACATAACTAGCTGTTTCTGTTGGTAAAAACGGACGAATATTCCAATAATTTCGGTAACCTCCAGAACGTTTTATGGCTTTTGCGACATTTCCAGGACCTGAATTATAGGCTGCCAATGCCAAATCCCAATCACCAAAAATGTTGAATAAATCAGACAAATATTGGCAAGCAGCAATCGTAGATTTTAATGGATCTTGGCGCTCATCTACATAAGAACTTACTTTTAATTTATACTGTATTCCAGTACCATACATAAATTGCCACAATCCTGTTGCACCAACTCTCGATTTTGCAGTTGGATCTAAAGCAGATTCTACAATTGCTAAATATTTCATTTCTAATGGAATATCGTATTGATCTAAATACTTTTCGAACATTGGAAAATAATATTCCGCTTTTGCCATTAATGCTGGATAATATTTTTTTCGATATTTTAAATACGATTTTATTACTTTTTCTAAAGCAGGATTGTATGCTAAATGAAACGGCGTTTTTGCATCGATTTTTTGAAGTCTTTCTTTTAAAATCTCTGTAGATAATTCCACAGAAGAAACATCTTTTTTTTCGGTATCTTTAAGAATATAAATTGCTGTTTCGTATAATGGAGATTTGTATTTAGAGTTCATTAATAAACTATCAATCAACACAATATCGTAGTCGGAAAATAAATCTGCCTGAGTTATTTTTTGAGGAATAGAGTCGTTTTCTTGTGCAAAAACAGTTGCAGAGAACAGTAAAAATATAATTAGTTTTTTCATAAAAATAGTTGTTTAATCGAAATCAACCAAGGCTTAAATATAACCTCTCTATTTCGTTCGAGAAAACATTTTAGTTAAAATCTAACTCAACTGCAATTGGGCAATGGTCGGAATGTTTTGCTTCAGATAAAATATATGCTCTCGAAATTTTGTCTTTTAATGGTTGGGTAACCATAGCGTAATCTAAACGCCAACCTTTATTATTTGCTCTAGAATTTGCTCTGTAACTCCACCAAGAATATTGCTGTAAATCGGGATTTAAGTATCTAAAACTATCTGTTAAGCCAGAATCTATAAAATTTCCAATCCATTCTCTTTCTACTGGTAAAAAACCAGAGACTCCTTTCATTTTTGGGTTATGAATGTCTATTTCTTCATGACAAATATTGTAATCGCCACAAATAACCAAATTCGCAATTTCTTGTCGAAGCTCGTTAATGTATTCTTGAAATTCTGCCATAAAATTTAGCTTAAAATCTAATCTCTGTAGATTTGTTCCAGAAGGTAAATAGAGGCTCATTATAGAAACTTCATCGAAATCGATTCTAAGATTTCTACCTTCGAAATCCATGGTTTCAATTCCTGTTCCATATACTATTTTATTCGGTTTTTTCTTGCTGAAAATAGCCACTCCAGAATATCCTTTCTTTTGTGCAGAATAAAAGTAATTATAAGGATAACCTGCTTTTTTAAAAGCTTCGACATCTAATTGATCTTCCTGCGCTTTTGTTTCTTGTATGCAAATTACATCTGGATTTGCAGCTTCCAACCAATCTAAAAATCCTTTTTTAATCGCTGCTCTAATTCCGTTTACGTTGTATGATATTATTTTCATTAAGCCCATCTTTACTTCTTCCCAAAGGGAAGAAAAATCATTCTCTAAATTATTCTATAATTACTGACTTCTTTAAAAAAATCCAAGTAATTTGTTTTATTTTTCCAGTTTGCGTTTGAATTATTCGTTTTCTTGGTGATAAAATAAAGGCAATTGCACCAGATATAAAAGTTCTAATAAAAAAATTATCGACATTAAATACTTTATCAAGAATAAGTAGGCAAATAAAGAGTGTTAATGGAAAAATTAACCAATATATTTTTTTGAATAATGCCATTTTATTTTGTGTTTTTTCTTCAAGGGGTTTAGGATAATCCCATCATTTCTGGTACTTCTCCATTTACAACTAAAGTACCTTCTGTTGCTTCTTCTATTTCTTTAACAGAAACTCCTGGAGCTCTTTCCAACAAGTAAAACTTATTATCTTTTACTTCTAAAACCGCTAAATTGGTAACTACTTTTGTTACGCAACCAACACCTGTTAATGGCAATGAACATTTTTTTAAAATTTTAGATTCGCCACGCTTGTTTGTATGCATCATTGCCACAATAATATTTTCTGCAGAAGCTACTAAATCCATGGCTCCACCCATTCCTTTTACCATTTTCCCCGGAATTTTCCAGTTGGCAATATCTCCATTTTCGGCAACTTCCATGGCTCCTAAAATGGTTAAATCTACGTGTTTACCACGAATCATGGAAAAACTGGTTGCAGAATCGAAAAAACTTGCTCCTGGCATTGTTGTAATGGTTTGTTTTCCTGCATTTATAATATCTGCATCTTCTTCTCCTTCGAAAGGGAAAGGTCCCATTCCTAAAACTCCGTTTTCACTTTGAAACTCAACTTCTATATCCTCTCGAACATAGTTCGCAACCAAGGTAGGAATCCCAATTCCTAAGTTTACGTAAAAACCATCTTGAACTTCTTGTGCTATTCGCTTTGCGATACCATTTTTATCTAAC from the Polaribacter cellanae genome contains:
- a CDS encoding CoA transferase subunit B: MLDKNGIAKRIAQEVQDGFYVNLGIGIPTLVANYVREDIEVEFQSENGVLGMGPFPFEGEEDADIINAGKQTITTMPGASFFDSATSFSMIRGKHVDLTILGAMEVAENGDIANWKIPGKMVKGMGGAMDLVASAENIIVAMMHTNKRGESKILKKCSLPLTGVGCVTKVVTNLAVLEVKDNKFYLLERAPGVSVKEIEEATEGTLVVNGEVPEMMGLS
- a CDS encoding exodeoxyribonuclease III; translation: MKIISYNVNGIRAAIKKGFLDWLEAANPDVICIQETKAQEDQLDVEAFKKAGYPYNYFYSAQKKGYSGVAIFSKKKPNKIVYGTGIETMDFEGRNLRIDFDEVSIMSLYLPSGTNLQRLDFKLNFMAEFQEYINELRQEIANLVICGDYNICHEEIDIHNPKMKGVSGFLPVEREWIGNFIDSGLTDSFRYLNPDLQQYSWWSYRANSRANNKGWRLDYAMVTQPLKDKISRAYILSEAKHSDHCPIAVELDFN
- a CDS encoding LysM peptidoglycan-binding domain-containing protein, coding for MKKLIIFLLFSATVFAQENDSIPQKITQADLFSDYDIVLIDSLLMNSKYKSPLYETAIYILKDTEKKDVSSVELSTEILKERLQKIDAKTPFHLAYNPALEKVIKSYLKYRKKYYPALMAKAEYYFPMFEKYLDQYDIPLEMKYLAIVESALDPTAKSRVGATGLWQFMYGTGIQYKLKVSSYVDERQDPLKSTIAACQYLSDLFNIFGDWDLALAAYNSGPGNVAKAIKRSGGYRNYWNIRPFLPTETASYVPAFYATMYLFEYQKEHELIADAPQIRHFETDTIHVKKTITFDQVSETTGISSELIQLLNPSYKLDVIPFVEGKNYSITLPRKNTFQFLDKEQEIYALAETDAAKREKPLPKYFEMDKRIRYKVRSGDFLGKIANKFGVRVSDIKRWNRLKTSRLKIGQRLSIYPKKLAIAKDVVNKSSKKVASKNYRKGDFETYTVKKGDSLWIISRKYKNVSIDQIKKWNNIWGVKSLKPGTKLKIYKS
- a CDS encoding DUF4837 family protein; the protein is MKKIGTLFAISIFLLSCKGNDKFVLRGSIGKINKVMVVTNASDWNGDLGKEIRNSFGELMVGLPQPEPILSVSQIAPNGFGSMMKVTRNILIIGESDQEKFYIKKNVYAQPQTIIYVYGTDDESVIKMFKKYEKQIIDAYIESDIEMTQHIFNSRKIDNSIYKTLTNLGVSFIIPDNFKTVDDTGEFLWLRQHLTSGIAKTGSNNILVYSIPLVDEDKVAENIVAVRDSIGEKYIPGSDQETMYMITEEAYTPFTSEVKLAGKRAFETRGKWEVKNDFMAGPFLNYSVIDKKNNRVIVFEGFTYAPSVNKRAFLFELEAIGKSMQIK
- a CDS encoding DUF1761 domain-containing protein, which gives rise to MEMNFYIFFVAALVPMIVGFIWYGPLFGNAWMAQMRFTKESLEGTNMVKTLIICFVLSVLIAFALMPMVIHQMGVYSTLAGDPGFNEQTGEAYSYFENFVATYSDRFRTFKHGAFHGVLFGLFLIMPILGIQAMFEKKSFKYVAINAGYWMVTLAIMGGIVCQWM